In the genome of Lactuca sativa cultivar Salinas chromosome 3, Lsat_Salinas_v11, whole genome shotgun sequence, the window CTCTgcatggaaattaaagaaactcttCTTTATCCATAATGACATTAGAGGAATGCTTCCTAATTGAAAATTTTAGATGCACTTTTCATATACTCCCATCATTTTCAAGTTCAGTTATCATTACCTTGAACCCAAGGATTTTCCTATTAAGATCAAAGGGTGCTCTGGGTATTTGGCAGCAACCTTTCTCACAAATTCCAAATGAAACCCAACAAGTTTTTCTGCATCTGGTGCAGCCTTTCTTCTACCAGAAATGTCTGCCAGAAGTCATAATCAGTTATCATAGCATTGTGCATGAATTTCAGATCAAGTGTATATGAAAAGCTAAAATGCATAACTTCATACTGCAGAAGGGTATTAGAATTAGAGAGAGATGTAAATGGATTAAACTGCTAATAACTCACATGGGTAGTCAAAAGTTACAACTTCGACAGGATTTAAAGCATTGGCCAACAAGGTCCTCCATCTGCATAAAACTCATGCCTGAGGTTCGATAGAAATCTTGAGGTAAGCAAAAATGAAGACCTAAGTAAACATGCATTTGCCCATTGACCCTTCTAGATCTCTAATGAAATTAGCATTTCAAATTGCAAAGTTCAAATCATAGTATTTCCAGGATTAGTAGACTTTTGACTACAAAAGTCAAACTAATCCTATGGGATATTATTAAAAGCCCCCAATATGTACAGACAAATTTTAGGCGCGCTCAGACTTCCGATCTGTAAGTGTGCGCTCATGGAAAGTGACGGCATGTAGCTGGAGTCGAACCATGCATTACAACACATTGGACATAATTTCCAGCTACTAACCACTAGCCAGCCCTATAATCTAATTGATGTGCATTATACAGATAGGCCACCCTAAAGGATCCTAATTTAGCCGAAGCTGCAGGGTCCGATTTTGAACTGATTTAGCAAAATTAGCATAACACACAGAAAATGTAACTAAGTCACGTAAATTTGTGTGAAGACATATGCATATATAGCAAAAGCAAAAAGTTCAAAAAGACCTAGTCATCCACTCGGAAGTTGAAGGAGCACCAGCTCCATGAGCAAAGACGACCACCAGCGGATTATGATTATAATTATTGAACTTCACCGACGAGCTTTCAGCTCTTCTGATCATAGGGGCACATTGCTGTACTACTTGTTCGTCGCTTTCCGTCGAACGCGGTCGCTTCGAAGCCATTTTTGCTGATCAAACAGAGATAAAGCGTAGGTAATtaggtataaagttgattaaaTTCAAATTGCTTTAGAATTTTCGGGGCGAATACGAAACCCTAACTTCTTGTCAGCTTATTTTTTCGCGCCAAATGATATCGGGCTCATCGGCTGGCTCGGCCGACGGAGAGTTTCTACTTCGGCTTAAAGAGAGTATCATTTGGGTTCATGCGAAGCATAATCAAGCCCAAATAGTTGGTATCTTTTTATTtgcttttcaaaataataaaatgatttttctataatataCTATAGTATAAAGTAGGGATGAGAGTGAGTCCAAATCCGGACCGATAGACCCGGATCTAGAAAACCCGGGAACCGGTTAACAAGATTTTGTAGGACCGAAAACCGAACCGGTATATATGAACCGGTTCCGGGTAAGGTACCGGGTAAAATTGGTCCAGAACCGGAAAACCCGTAAATATTAAAGTGGGTCGGATGGAACCGGGTAAAGTGAGTCTAGAACAGGAAAACCCGAGAAAACcgaaattttttggtaattacttagtggttgaactttgaaaattttcaactttgataTCTCAACTTCAGAGGAttgtaaatcattgaatattaaaccaaaaatgacaaaattatagtctaaaatcatgtacaaactctaaactacacgttGCAAAAAAAACCTCATGATAattcgacttcaaacgaattagatatgcatattttaaaatttcatagAATACAAAAATAaagctgaaaaaaaaaatcgCAACTTTGATATCCCGACATTGGGAGACTATAAATCAATGTATATGAaaccaaaatgacaaaattatagtctaaaatcatgtacaaactttaTACTGCACTTTGGAAAAAACACACACtattccgacttcaaacgaattatatgtgcatgttttaaaactatcacataatacaaaaaataaataaataaataaaagttgaaaaacataaaatttccaaTTTTAATATCCAGATTTTGAGAGAttataagtcaatgaatataaacccaaaaataacaaaattatagtctaaaatcatgtaaaaattGTAAACTACACTCTGGAAAAAACCTCATGTCAACCTAGcttcaaacgaatgagatatgcatgttttaaaactattacaaaatacaaaaaagccaaaaaaaaaaaaaaaaaaaaaaaaacataaaacttccaactttgatatcccgactttgagaGACTGTAAGTCAACGAATATAAacccaaaaaatgaaaaaattatattctaaaatcatgtacaaactataaactacactttggAAAAAACCTCATTCCAATCTGACTTCAAAACGAATgatatatgcatgttttaaacttttcatagAAACCGGTTCCGACCCCTAAAATCGGTTCCAGTTCCTAACACGGTTCTGGTTCTTAAACCTGGTTTACCTGGACCcgaaacccggattacccggataAAGCCATTCTTTAAACTCAGGACCCGGACCTCAATTATATAGACTCATGATGGGTCTACATCATAACTCTGAAAATCACATGTTTGCTTCCCTTTCCTCTGAACACGAAAAGCTAGGAGAATATAACCACCAGCGTAGGTAGTGACACCCTAATCCATTTTTCAATCATTCAGCCTCCGACTGCAATCCTCAAGCTGATCATCACAACAAATTCCCTCTTGAGTCATGCGACTCGACTGGAACTACCTCGAGCAAGTCCCTTGACGCCTCAAAATCAACCAACTTACCTAGGTCTCCACCATTCAAACCCAAACTAacatggccactaaggcccaaaaaaTCACCAGATCCATCCTCAATAGCCGATAAATCGAAATAAGATGGTAACACATTGCAACGAATCATGGTGCCAAACCATACAATCTACCCTCAATCATCTCCTTAGAATCCCCGAAAATTTTCCTCGATTCGAGTAttgatcttgtgctttcagtagtatggaccCAATAATACCTTCACACCTATccttactttcctcaagaatcatcttgaTTTCTTTAAGTCAGTTTCTCAAATtggtactccaaatactcacTAAATAGTGCATCCAAACCCACTAAAACACTTCATATGCTCTCCTAGGCTCctcacctcaccctgccatcaattGATGAAGAACTACAACCAATGTCAACCAATTACcttatgaatacaattacatgcaataaAACTTAAAGAATCTTTTGACTAAAAGACCCAAACGTATAATGGTTGGAATCAGACAAGATTTCTGCAATAGGGTCAAGTCAAtaactctaagattatttaacccttGCAACATGTAAATTAACATGTTCACTTAATAGTTAATAGTTAACTTACATCAGTAAGagacccacaaagcacaaagcaagtagcattcgggcaTCAGAAAATCTAACAAGTGCATCACCTAATCAGGCCATTCTATCCAATCATCTGAAttccatactagcatgcagttctaaaaTCTCAACcaataggcatataaaggcatctctcctagcattctatcatgcaatcctgagAAAATCCTTATCCCGAATCTAACATGAAATTCTCATACCATacaacatatcaacatgtatgggtattgtgACAATCACATACTttagctcgactgattgcacgcATCGCACCCCTTTTCttcattaaaaatgtttttttataaaattgattttattttgaaaatattacCAATTACTCggtttgagttcatacacactCGAGAGTATGCCCAAAAATTCAgagtaaatttttcatttttaaaacaataataatacaaataagttgttccaaaaccaatcaaAGTGGTTACATTTAAACATTAGAGTAAAAATCATAAGTAGTCAATGCGGAAACTCTGGCGGATGCGGTGCAGCCACGTCGGGCCCTTCCATttagaactggaagtacctgaaaccataaacataaaactgtaagcacaaagcttagtgagttttcaaaaatatcacatatcatacatagaatAGAGATTGCTATGTACCAACCATAGTCTTACCATATTCCATTATGCCATGAgtcgtatcatggtctttccttgccaagTCGGGTGCTGAAACCCGAGTCTTAcaaacaagtgccaagagccacctcctggtcctccatgtaagtatcacaaagacaactagcattctacatatAACTGTCAAGGTCCATACCCTAGTATTGCATACAAATTGTTGGGATCCATATCCAGGGCTTTCATATAATTATCAGGGTCCACCACTTGGTCTTCCTACATAAcataatccaatgggccgacattggtgccttcgacccataagtacggtgaggagactcacctaaaTCATAGCGTCGACTAAAATCTCATTCAAAAACACACCAACCACAACCAACAACTCTCACTGCCAAAAGATGGGTGCTAACGATCCACACAAGGCAAACCCTAAGTCTACCTTCTCAAAACaaaaatttgaccaaaagtcaacggtcaaagtcgaTGGTCCACGTTAAGTCTAGTCAAATGCCATGTCGTGGCCTTCCGTGGCCACTATGTGTCTCTCATACAATCTAACCGACGGGGATTTCCAGTTGCCATGTCGTGGTGACCTATGGCCATGTCGTGGGCACAAGGTTTCCAACAACCTAACAACTTAAGTCGATTTTTTTATTCCAACAGTTCTAAAACTcagatatggtccattcaatggTCTAAATCCAAAGAGATCAAGATCTCCAACCCTAGATCCAAATAAAGCCAAATACCACAATGTCTTAACCATTAAGCCCTTAATCTGAAAAAGTCATTAACCCCACCACTCCAGAAGGGTTTATAATATCATATCTTtcataaaggtggaagctttatagaTATGAATATCCAAAACTGGAGTTCTTATCATTTGCATGAGTTTTTTTGGTCATTTTTAGCTTATtctgtgccaaccatagtcttacaatTGTCATTATGCCATGAGTCATATCATGCTCTTTCCTTTCCAAGTTGGGGGCCAAAACTCGGGCCTTAtaaacaagtgccaagagccacctcctaatcttccatgcaagtatcacaaagacaactaacattcTACATATAACTGTTAAGGTCCAGaccctggtcttgcatacaaTTTGATGAAAGCCATATCCATGTATTTCATATAATTTCCAGGAGCCACCACATGGTCTTCCTACATAACATAATCCAgtggaccgacattggtgccttcgacccacaagtatagtgaggagactcaactGAATCACAATGCCAACTAAAACCTCGCTCAAAACCGCACCGACCACATCCAATAACTCCCACTGCTAAAAGATAGGTGCTGAATACCTCCTAACGATCCAAACAAGGCaaacctgtgacaacccgaatatttcatatatataatttcttcaGTCAAACATTTCATTTGGAAGTCAAATTCATTTTCCGTCATCTTTTAGCACAAATTAAAGTCCATTTTAGTATTCCGAGACTTTCACACTTAAGGATCAAGTCTTAGAAAACAACCACTAAAGCCCTAACACCAAAAATCATGCCATAACCTCCATAAGatggagtttacaaccgtaaacatggggtttatggcagtaaactccggGTAGTAAACTCAGTAGTAAACCCGGTGGTAAACTCGGTAGTAAACCCGACAGTAAACTGTGGTAGTAAACTCCGGGCGGTGAACTCTTGTACATCAAACTCACCCTATATAAGGATTTATTAGACTTCATTTGCACACTTTCCAGTCTCTCACTCTaccctctctctctaaaaacccgATTTCATCCAAGAATCGTCAAGTTTTCGACCCCAAATTGTAAGTTCTCTTACCCTAGATTGTTCTAAAGCTCATTACATGTTTACATAGCTTGAAAATCATCCATGAGGccaagaacaaggagtttacgacACAAGaaccttcttaggccgtaaacccctaaaagtgTGCTAAAATTGCCCCAAAtctcttccttaggcttagagacTAGCTTAGAACTTACCCTTGAAGTGTTTTAGACATTAAACACCAAGTTTGGAGGcatgaaagagggtttacggcccaagaacattcttaggccgtaaactccctcaaactATGCAAATCAAGCCCTAAAGCCCCTATTTAGCCTTATACCTTCACCTAGAAACATGTAGGAGTGAGCTAAGGACCTCAAAATCGAAGTATAAGGTGTgttcaagggtttacggtcgtaaaccatggtgttcacgaccgtaaactcccaaggagtggtcctaggaccgcaaactccaagggagtgccccttttgaaccctaaacacccttCAAGCCTTGGAATTTACCTTGGAACCCTTCCTAGtaatgcaagagacttgaaaacacacaaatacactcctcccatgagttcacggccgtaaactcatgggggaagtggtccctcagccgtaaactcacccagggtgagtatttgaggagtaaactccatagtgaggcctaaCACTCCTTCCTTGCAACCCAATAACCAATTCTAGCCCTTGACCAAAGAGTTTTTCTTtgcattaggatgtctatatgtgtttaattagtgtcttaatcactaattacttgtaaacatatgtcttcatgtATTACTAgggtcatagagtgtgttcaagtctttacttgacaccaaacactcATCCGACACTTACACCCGATCTACTcgctataggtgagttcataccccttaattaaccttttcaaacgtttttacatgttttaggggggtaCAATTTAAATGCAATAGGTTttagtatcaaatcatatgtgatttataacttgcaaccaaaaagggttttctatacttttagctacttgTTAATAAAACTGTTCTAGATAATTATCAAACGCATTTTCTATGTTAAATTGTCATTAAATTATtttcaaactgcttttaaatTACTTTCCTTTTaaactatatctacaccaatatatttatataagtaagacttgaagggctTAGTAccgataactcgccttatttcctgttcttgtttgattgcggtcttagggtatactgttatccgtccgactgtcgttgaattcttagttatatatcatatatatttgtgttagatatgaaagtcttcatcttattcaataTCTTTGTAAATCAAAGGCTTGCAATCCCACacactatttaactataataggtatagttaagactactgctcgttacctctatTACTATGATACTCACTATAATTACTACTATTACAAGTTAATGCATgttaaagagaacactctatatactatactaaaagtttactatactataatacaagagaatacactaatccatAATATAAgacactatccctctatacggCACTCTACTGCGCAAATACCATGTAACCAGAGCTTCCCGGAAGAAAAGCAACActacacgtatagatctatacatgacgGACGCTATttcatcccgactgttaactacaatccgagccgactaggctcaggggtggcactacatcactacactacgtatgaccgggaaggtcatcggacccTCTATTATTACTCAGTTTGGTTACATGAGAGATCACATCCATATCCAAATTAACACACCAAGACTTAAATTCTAAGCTAACTTCCCgaagtaaataaaaatatattgaaGTTTGTAACACTACTACAGCCAACCAGCAATACTTTTCCTCATCTACGTTACTTGAATGAAATTTATAACCTTATTTTTATAACTGAAAGTTTCAATGGAAATACTTTTACACACacgaaggatttaacttacaaatgctcaattttggaaaatataggattttctagggatttattCTATTCTCAAACAGTAATTACAGCTTTTACATTAcagattgtaaacacttttatacaaacaacaacactaaattcttatgaactcactagctttatgctaatactcgttttcaaaataacttgta includes:
- the LOC111894281 gene encoding uncharacterized protein LOC111894281 isoform X3, whose translation is MASKRPRSTESDEQVVQQCAPMIRRAESSSVKFNNYNHNPLVVVFAHGAGAPSTSEWMTRWRTLLANALNPVEVVTFDYPYISGRRKAAPDAEKLVGFHLEFVRKVAAKYPEHPLILIGKSLGSRVSCMVAAENDIGALAVVCLGYPLKAKNGAIRDETLMKLTTPIMFVQGSNDNFCPLKLLEVVRQKLKSLNDLHVIEHGDHSFQIAKKNLELTGMTHEEAEQRAAESIAMFVSRIKNENKVA